One part of the Terrimicrobium sacchariphilum genome encodes these proteins:
- the metF gene encoding methylenetetrahydrofolate reductase [NAD(P)H] produces MHIRDIFSASRTTISFEFFPPRTPGSMESLLETIVQLEAVAPDFVSVTCGAGGSTRELTYDLVVTLGRETTLNPVPHLTCVDHSRREIDGILERYARAGVGNILALRGDLPRDGRRSSGDFRHAADLVRAIREFQGHQDSRGFGIGVAGFPEGHPDTPNRLLEMDYLKAKVDAGADYICTQLFFENRDFLDFRARCELSGIHVPVIAGIMPVTSEVGLRRMAELAGGARFPARLLKDLSRANGDPDVVRRIGIHYATEQCVDLLHHAVAGIHFYTLNQSAAIREILDNLGSLRSVAGV; encoded by the coding sequence ATGCACATCCGGGACATCTTCTCAGCCAGCAGGACAACCATCTCATTCGAGTTCTTCCCGCCTCGCACGCCTGGCAGCATGGAGTCGCTCCTTGAGACGATTGTCCAGTTGGAGGCGGTCGCTCCAGACTTTGTGAGCGTCACCTGCGGCGCGGGCGGGTCGACACGAGAATTGACTTATGACCTTGTGGTCACACTGGGCAGGGAGACCACACTCAACCCCGTTCCTCACCTGACCTGCGTCGACCATTCCCGGCGGGAGATAGACGGTATCCTCGAGAGATATGCTCGGGCGGGAGTTGGCAATATCCTGGCACTGCGGGGAGATCTGCCGCGCGATGGAAGACGGTCTTCGGGAGATTTTCGTCACGCGGCGGATTTGGTGCGAGCGATTCGAGAGTTTCAGGGGCACCAGGATTCTCGAGGATTCGGCATCGGCGTTGCAGGCTTTCCCGAGGGGCATCCCGACACGCCCAATCGCCTGCTGGAAATGGATTACCTCAAAGCCAAGGTCGACGCCGGGGCGGACTATATCTGCACGCAACTCTTCTTTGAAAATCGGGATTTCCTCGATTTCCGAGCGAGGTGTGAGCTTTCCGGCATTCACGTCCCCGTCATCGCTGGCATCATGCCGGTTACGAGTGAAGTCGGGCTGAGGCGCATGGCGGAGCTTGCTGGAGGGGCGCGGTTCCCGGCTCGCCTCTTGAAAGACCTGAGTCGCGCGAATGGCGATCCCGACGTGGTTCGGCGTATCGGTATTCACTATGCCACCGAGCAATGCGTGGATCTATTGCACCACGCGGTCGCGGGGATTCACTTCTACACGCTCAATCAATCTGCTGCCATCCGCGAGATTCTGGACAACCTCGGCAGCCTGCGCTCGGTCGCCGGTGTCTGA
- the metE gene encoding 5-methyltetrahydropteroyltriglutamate--homocysteine S-methyltransferase, with amino-acid sequence MRYENGVPSANTADVDKNIMTHNLGFPRIGERRELKRATEAFWNGSLSLDELKSAGAELRRQHWLLQKQSGIDLIPSNDFSFYDQMLDMSCLLGNIPARFAWDGAAVDLPLLFQIARGSGGAGCACGAHTPAVASEMTKWFDTNYHYIVPEFHRATTFQLGAMKPFDEFSEALALGFRTKPVLIGPLTYLYLGKSHEVGFDRLSLLDRLLPVYEEILRRLAGLGAEWVQIDEPVLALDLAADWQAAFPAAFQALRGAAPSLKLMLATYFGELRDNAALAFRLPVDALHIDLTRGGSEFDSILDRVPENITLSLGVVDGRNIWKNDFELSCAFLEKARQKLGAARMMVAPSCSLLHCPVSLRNEESMDAEIREWLAFAEEKLSEVTELSQLACGNGNAMALHDNQVAIRSRLGSARVHRPEVKRRSSAVTPDDSRRASSYSVRREKQRSALRLPLFPTTTIGSFPQTSEVRSVRRRFKKGDVSEADYISFLKEKTAECVRFQEEVGLDVLVHGEFERNDMVEYFGESLDGFLFTANGWVQSYGSRCVKPPVIFGDVQRPRAMTVDWSTYAQSLTERPMKGMLTGPITILQWSFVRDDQPRRETARQIALAIRDEVQDLERAGIRIIQIDEPALREGLPLRRSDWAVYLDWSSEAFRISASGVRDETQIHTHMCYCEFNDIIDTIAALDADVISIETSRSSMELLGAFVTFDYPNEIGPGVWDIHSPRVPSAEEMRSLLRKAVAVLPVDKLWVNPDCGLKTRGWPEVTIALGHMIAAARALRAEFRESVYA; translated from the coding sequence ATGCGTTATGAGAATGGCGTCCCATCCGCCAACACTGCTGATGTGGACAAGAACATCATGACACACAACCTTGGCTTTCCCCGGATCGGGGAGCGGCGTGAACTGAAGCGCGCCACAGAAGCCTTCTGGAACGGCAGCCTTTCTCTCGATGAACTGAAAAGTGCTGGAGCCGAACTGCGCCGCCAGCATTGGCTGCTCCAGAAGCAGTCGGGCATTGATCTCATCCCTTCCAATGACTTTAGCTTCTATGACCAGATGCTCGACATGAGCTGCCTGCTTGGCAACATTCCGGCCCGATTTGCCTGGGATGGCGCGGCGGTGGATCTGCCTCTGCTGTTTCAGATTGCCCGGGGTTCGGGTGGAGCCGGCTGCGCCTGCGGGGCGCACACTCCGGCGGTCGCCAGCGAAATGACCAAGTGGTTCGACACAAACTACCACTACATCGTACCGGAGTTTCATCGCGCCACGACATTCCAGTTGGGGGCAATGAAGCCGTTTGACGAATTCTCCGAGGCTCTCGCTCTCGGCTTCAGGACCAAACCGGTGCTGATTGGCCCGCTGACTTATCTTTATCTGGGCAAGAGCCACGAGGTGGGTTTTGACAGGTTGTCTCTCCTCGACAGGCTGCTGCCGGTTTATGAGGAAATCCTCCGGCGGCTTGCCGGTCTGGGAGCGGAATGGGTGCAGATCGATGAACCTGTCCTGGCTCTCGATCTGGCTGCGGACTGGCAGGCGGCATTTCCTGCTGCCTTCCAGGCGTTGAGAGGCGCCGCGCCATCTCTAAAGCTGATGCTCGCAACCTATTTTGGCGAGTTGAGGGATAACGCGGCGCTGGCCTTCAGGCTGCCGGTGGATGCTCTGCACATTGATCTCACTCGGGGCGGGAGCGAATTCGATTCGATTCTGGATCGCGTGCCGGAGAATATTACCTTATCCCTCGGTGTTGTTGACGGGCGCAACATCTGGAAAAACGACTTCGAACTCTCATGCGCCTTCCTTGAGAAAGCCCGCCAGAAGCTGGGCGCCGCCCGGATGATGGTGGCGCCATCCTGTTCGCTGCTGCACTGTCCGGTTTCCCTGAGAAATGAGGAGTCAATGGACGCCGAGATCAGGGAGTGGCTTGCCTTTGCCGAGGAGAAACTCTCGGAGGTAACGGAGCTTTCGCAACTGGCATGCGGAAATGGCAATGCCATGGCGCTGCATGATAACCAGGTTGCTATCCGATCGCGGCTGGGTAGCGCGAGAGTTCATCGGCCTGAGGTCAAGCGCCGCTCGTCGGCGGTGACCCCGGATGACAGTCGTCGGGCATCGTCATATTCGGTCCGGCGCGAAAAGCAGCGGTCGGCCCTGCGATTGCCATTGTTTCCAACGACCACGATCGGCTCTTTTCCTCAGACGAGCGAAGTTCGCAGCGTCCGCCGTCGGTTCAAAAAGGGGGATGTCTCAGAGGCCGATTATATCTCCTTTCTCAAGGAAAAGACTGCCGAGTGTGTGCGCTTTCAGGAGGAGGTCGGACTGGATGTGCTGGTGCATGGAGAGTTTGAGCGCAATGACATGGTGGAGTATTTCGGGGAAAGCCTGGATGGGTTTCTTTTCACCGCAAACGGGTGGGTGCAAAGCTACGGCTCCCGATGTGTCAAACCGCCCGTTATCTTTGGCGATGTGCAGAGACCTCGGGCAATGACCGTTGACTGGTCCACCTATGCCCAGTCGCTCACTGAGCGTCCCATGAAGGGGATGCTTACGGGGCCGATTACGATCCTGCAATGGAGCTTTGTACGTGACGACCAGCCTCGTAGAGAGACGGCCCGGCAGATCGCATTGGCGATCCGCGACGAGGTGCAGGATCTTGAGCGGGCGGGCATTCGCATCATTCAGATTGATGAGCCTGCGCTACGTGAAGGCTTGCCCCTGAGGCGTTCGGACTGGGCGGTTTATCTGGATTGGTCGTCTGAAGCATTCCGGATCTCGGCCTCCGGCGTGAGGGATGAAACTCAGATCCACACGCATATGTGCTATTGCGAGTTTAATGACATCATTGACACCATTGCAGCGCTCGATGCGGATGTCATTTCGATCGAAACTTCGCGATCCAGCATGGAACTGCTGGGAGCTTTTGTGACATTTGATTATCCGAACGAGATTGGCCCTGGTGTGTGGGATATTCACTCTCCTCGTGTGCCATCGGCGGAAGAGATGCGGTCTCTCCTGCGCAAGGCGGTCGCCGTTCTGCCGGTCGATAAGCTCTGGGTGAATCCCGATTGTGGATTGAAAACCCGCGGATGGCCCGAGGTGACCATTGCTCTCGGCCATATGATCGCGGCAGCCCGCGCACTTCGCGCCGAGTTCCGGGAAAGCGTATACGCCTGA
- a CDS encoding PEP-CTERM sorting domain-containing protein has translation MLAYSASGSDLSDAIPIADQTIWSLGAVVNGQFTGTSAAEFKIGSTTFTSSNSMNGVVTDSGQVRILFSSAGTPTTIGIGQLRTVEGTTYFEMQMISGGSSYVTHWAYMAPYTPGTTPLPPLEVSPSQLRSPEWNWMQGTTWSMQNNALFGEGGSGSFSVTSYQNGYFWGTGAGPVGSEAESFSFIGSATPEGNILFNLLSGTTLTSLTGLISGNASDGSMVLRSYSASGTLGNPGVAMVVPEPSTLMALLVAAAGFLLVRRFSRKQGNSLPR, from the coding sequence ATGCTGGCATACTCCGCCTCGGGATCTGATCTCTCCGACGCGATTCCCATCGCAGACCAGACCATATGGTCGCTGGGGGCGGTGGTGAATGGTCAGTTCACTGGCACATCGGCTGCGGAGTTCAAGATCGGGTCAACGACCTTTACGTCATCGAACTCCATGAACGGCGTCGTGACCGACAGCGGTCAGGTGCGCATCCTCTTCTCAAGCGCAGGTACGCCGACCACCATAGGCATCGGCCAACTGCGCACTGTGGAGGGTACCACCTATTTCGAGATGCAGATGATCTCGGGTGGGTCCTCGTACGTGACTCACTGGGCCTATATGGCCCCGTACACTCCGGGTACCACGCCTCTACCGCCCCTTGAGGTGTCCCCATCCCAACTCCGCTCTCCGGAGTGGAACTGGATGCAGGGAACGACCTGGTCGATGCAGAATAATGCACTGTTCGGCGAGGGGGGATCTGGGAGCTTCAGCGTGACGAGTTATCAGAACGGATATTTCTGGGGCACAGGAGCCGGGCCGGTCGGCAGCGAAGCGGAGAGCTTTTCCTTCATTGGATCCGCCACCCCCGAGGGAAATATTCTTTTTAACCTCTTGAGCGGAACAACGCTGACGAGCCTCACCGGGTTGATCTCTGGCAACGCGTCCGATGGTTCAATGGTCCTCAGGTCCTATAGCGCGAGTGGAACTCTGGGTAATCCCGGGGTGGCGATGGTGGTGCCGGAACCGTCAACGCTGATGGCGCTTCTTGTCGCTGCAGCGGGCTTTCTGCTGGTGCGGCGGTTCTCGCGCAAGCAGGGCAATTCTCTACCTCGCTAG
- a CDS encoding TraR/DksA family transcriptional regulator, with the protein MASKQNKSPKAEGTPDEGADAAKKQTAKKESAPAAGSKEAVFLEKQRERLLALKDTLLDSMQGVARDSLRSRAEGSEASAFGMHQADAGSDAYDRDFALSLLSQEQDSLYEIDEALKRIEAGSYGVCEMSGKPIPHARLEALPFTRYTVECQAELEKRNRFQRVRQPVTSLFGLGEDDGGDGEDEDNSTDTKD; encoded by the coding sequence ATGGCGAGCAAGCAGAATAAATCCCCCAAAGCTGAAGGCACTCCTGATGAAGGAGCTGACGCTGCGAAGAAGCAGACTGCCAAGAAAGAATCCGCACCCGCCGCTGGGTCCAAGGAAGCGGTGTTCCTCGAGAAGCAGCGCGAGCGTCTTCTCGCTCTCAAGGACACGCTCCTCGATTCCATGCAGGGCGTGGCCCGCGACAGCCTCCGCTCCCGCGCGGAAGGCAGCGAGGCGAGCGCCTTCGGCATGCACCAGGCCGACGCTGGCAGCGACGCCTACGACCGCGACTTTGCCCTGAGCCTCCTTTCCCAGGAGCAGGACTCCCTTTACGAGATCGATGAAGCTCTCAAGCGCATCGAAGCCGGCAGCTACGGCGTCTGCGAGATGTCGGGCAAGCCGATCCCTCACGCCCGCCTTGAAGCTCTTCCCTTCACCCGTTATACGGTGGAGTGCCAGGCGGAACTCGAAAAGCGCAACCGCTTCCAGCGCGTGCGCCAGCCCGTCACCTCGCTATTCGGTCTGGGCGAGGATGATGGAGGAGACGGCGAAGACGAAGACAACTCGACCGACACCAAGGACTAA
- the glgX gene encoding glycogen debranching protein GlgX, producing the protein MIPNHTHTHADFRLRYGHPLPFGASHVPGGVNFSIFSTYAKSCTLVLFEKGSAQPYAEIPFPPEYRLGNVWAMIVFDLSYEDLEYGYRFDGIFDVREGLHFDPKNVLLDPYAREISGREVWKQESRHGDAHPFRARIPFEAFDWEHDRPIKRPESELVIYEMHVRGFTAHPSAEVQHPGTYAAMKDKIPYLKDLGVNTVELMPIFEFDELENTRTNPLTGEQLCNYWGYSTLAFFAPKAGFAATGKHGTQVEELKDLIRALHSAGIKVILDVVFNHTAEGGENGPTYSFRGIDNKTYYMLDSSGKYANYTGCGNTVNCNHPVVRGFVIASLRHWAAEYHIDGFRFDLASVLGRDSTGAPLSNPPLLESLAYDPVLAQCDLIAEAWDAGGLYQVGNFPSYGRWLEWNGKFRDAARRFIKGDPGVVGEMVQRIMGSPDMYAAAGRKPTASINFITCHDGFTLRDLFSYNEKHNLDNGENNNDGANDNWSWNCGVEGETTDQEINALRLRLQKNAIMLLFVSQGVPMLWMGDESGRTQRGNNNAYCQDEDWNWLDWALTEENKGLYRFTRNMIAFRKANPALRQPEFLTSKDVIGSGYPDISWHGVLPWKPDWGLPSRSIAFMLCGRHGAAAGGPSHFIYCAFNMYYKPLEFTLPVLPKGYVWFRVADTSLPSPDDIVEPGQEVLLPGVKTLTIAERSSVILLGKPDPSVAVT; encoded by the coding sequence ATGATTCCTAACCACACTCACACGCACGCCGATTTCCGGCTACGGTACGGACACCCGCTGCCTTTCGGAGCGAGCCACGTCCCCGGAGGCGTGAATTTCTCGATCTTCTCGACCTACGCGAAATCCTGCACGCTGGTGCTTTTTGAAAAGGGATCGGCGCAACCCTACGCGGAGATCCCATTCCCGCCGGAGTATCGCCTTGGCAACGTCTGGGCGATGATCGTTTTTGATCTGAGCTACGAGGATCTCGAGTACGGCTATCGGTTCGACGGTATCTTCGATGTGCGGGAGGGGCTGCATTTCGATCCGAAGAACGTTCTCCTCGACCCCTATGCGCGCGAGATCAGTGGCCGTGAGGTCTGGAAGCAGGAATCGCGGCATGGCGACGCCCACCCCTTCCGCGCACGCATTCCCTTCGAGGCTTTTGACTGGGAGCATGATCGCCCGATCAAGCGCCCCGAGAGTGAGCTCGTCATCTACGAGATGCACGTGCGGGGATTCACTGCGCACCCCTCGGCAGAGGTACAACATCCCGGCACCTATGCCGCGATGAAGGACAAGATTCCCTACCTCAAGGATCTGGGAGTCAATACCGTCGAACTCATGCCGATCTTCGAGTTCGACGAACTCGAGAATACCCGTACCAATCCGCTCACGGGCGAGCAGCTTTGCAACTACTGGGGCTACAGCACGCTGGCCTTTTTTGCTCCCAAAGCCGGATTCGCCGCCACCGGAAAGCACGGCACCCAGGTCGAGGAGCTGAAGGATCTCATCCGCGCCCTGCACTCCGCCGGCATCAAAGTCATCCTCGATGTGGTCTTTAACCACACCGCCGAGGGCGGGGAAAACGGCCCGACCTATTCCTTCCGGGGCATTGATAACAAGACGTACTACATGCTCGACTCGAGCGGGAAGTATGCCAATTACACGGGATGCGGTAATACTGTGAACTGCAATCACCCCGTCGTCCGTGGGTTCGTCATCGCCAGCCTCCGTCACTGGGCGGCGGAGTACCATATCGACGGATTCCGCTTCGACCTTGCCTCGGTGCTCGGTCGCGACTCCACCGGCGCCCCGCTGTCGAATCCCCCTTTGCTGGAATCCCTCGCCTACGACCCGGTGCTCGCCCAGTGCGACCTCATCGCCGAGGCCTGGGATGCTGGCGGCCTCTATCAAGTGGGCAATTTCCCATCCTACGGGCGCTGGCTGGAGTGGAACGGCAAGTTCCGCGACGCCGCCCGCCGCTTCATCAAGGGCGATCCCGGCGTGGTCGGAGAAATGGTTCAGCGCATCATGGGATCGCCTGACATGTACGCCGCGGCGGGGCGCAAGCCGACGGCTTCGATCAACTTCATCACCTGCCACGACGGCTTCACTCTGCGCGACCTGTTTTCCTACAACGAGAAGCACAATCTCGATAACGGCGAAAACAACAACGACGGCGCCAATGATAACTGGAGCTGGAATTGCGGCGTGGAAGGCGAGACCACCGATCAGGAGATCAACGCCCTGCGCCTCCGGCTCCAGAAAAATGCCATCATGCTTCTCTTTGTCAGTCAGGGCGTGCCCATGCTGTGGATGGGGGATGAAAGCGGACGCACCCAGCGAGGCAATAACAACGCCTATTGCCAGGACGAGGATTGGAACTGGCTCGATTGGGCTCTCACGGAGGAAAACAAGGGGCTGTATCGTTTCACTCGCAATATGATTGCCTTTCGCAAGGCCAATCCCGCCCTGCGTCAGCCGGAGTTTCTGACCAGCAAGGATGTCATCGGGAGTGGGTATCCGGACATTTCCTGGCACGGTGTCCTGCCGTGGAAGCCGGATTGGGGGCTTCCCAGTCGATCGATCGCTTTCATGCTCTGCGGTCGCCATGGAGCCGCCGCCGGCGGGCCATCGCATTTCATTTATTGCGCCTTCAACATGTACTACAAGCCACTGGAGTTCACTCTTCCGGTGCTGCCCAAGGGTTACGTATGGTTCCGCGTGGCGGATACGAGCCTGCCGTCGCCCGATGACATCGTCGAGCCGGGGCAGGAAGTGTTGCTGCCTGGAGTGAAGACGCTCACGATTGCCGAGCGCAGTTCGGTAATCCTTTTGGGCAAGCCCGATCCGTCGGTCGCCGTTACCTAG
- the rpmG gene encoding 50S ribosomal protein L33, with amino-acid sequence MPQEIITLECTEAKAEGKPVSRYVTTRNKKSPRTPGRLEKKKYNPNLRRHTLHREIK; translated from the coding sequence ATGCCACAGGAAATCATCACCCTCGAGTGCACCGAGGCCAAGGCGGAGGGCAAGCCCGTTTCCCGCTACGTCACCACTCGTAACAAGAAGAGCCCCCGCACCCCGGGTCGTCTCGAGAAGAAGAAGTACAACCCGAATCTCCGCAGGCACACCCTGCATCGGGAAATCAAGTAA
- a CDS encoding glycosyltransferase family 9 protein, with protein MRVFVLKPDGIGDFVLSTGAIRALAREYGEENLIICVREVLVPLAREQFPVAEIWPLPVALKRKVLNLFLRNLLACVPLWFRMRFNPVDFAVCLRGLRNYLETALFYSIPARRYISWENHLCRGRKVRGTVENILTRVFRSELVEYPETPCGVPLEIEAFRRVVSRTVGRDVAVSDVMPHLRARIVPTEKPVWICAPITEKSKVYPLDQWVASFSELQPELEGRTLLLVGSEDQKPQLAEFASALHSAGITQATVFIPASLVAFLEWIAAAEIVFTVDTAAAHFATALNQRCIVAFSGLHSGMFAPWQSGDRQAWLLAEPRPKKKSHWYKAIPPGRIASEARRVLALSK; from the coding sequence ATGCGCGTTTTTGTTTTAAAACCGGATGGCATCGGGGACTTTGTGCTCTCGACCGGTGCGATTCGCGCCCTGGCTCGTGAGTACGGAGAAGAGAATCTCATTATCTGCGTGCGTGAGGTGCTCGTGCCTCTCGCCCGAGAGCAATTTCCCGTCGCCGAGATCTGGCCGCTCCCGGTCGCGCTCAAGCGCAAGGTGCTCAACCTTTTTCTGCGCAATCTCCTCGCCTGTGTGCCTCTCTGGTTCCGGATGCGCTTCAATCCTGTCGACTTCGCGGTCTGCCTGCGCGGTCTGCGCAACTACCTCGAGACCGCGCTTTTCTATTCGATCCCGGCCCGGCGTTACATTTCCTGGGAAAATCACCTTTGTCGGGGCAGGAAGGTGAGGGGCACAGTGGAAAACATCCTGACACGGGTCTTTCGTTCGGAGCTGGTGGAGTATCCCGAGACACCATGTGGGGTGCCGCTTGAGATCGAGGCGTTTCGCCGGGTGGTTTCTCGTACCGTAGGGCGTGACGTGGCTGTTTCTGATGTCATGCCTCATCTCCGGGCGCGCATCGTGCCGACCGAGAAGCCGGTCTGGATATGCGCCCCCATCACCGAGAAATCCAAGGTCTACCCTCTGGATCAGTGGGTTGCTTCTTTCTCGGAGCTTCAGCCCGAGTTGGAGGGGCGTACCTTGCTGCTGGTCGGCTCCGAGGACCAGAAGCCGCAACTGGCGGAGTTTGCCTCCGCGTTGCACTCGGCCGGCATTACTCAGGCGACTGTCTTCATTCCCGCCAGTCTCGTCGCCTTTCTCGAGTGGATCGCAGCGGCGGAAATTGTGTTCACGGTCGACACGGCTGCGGCTCATTTCGCCACAGCTTTGAACCAGCGCTGCATCGTCGCCTTCTCCGGGCTGCATTCTGGTATGTTTGCACCGTGGCAATCCGGCGACCGGCAGGCGTGGCTGCTTGCCGAGCCGCGTCCAAAGAAGAAATCCCACTGGTACAAGGCGATTCCACCAGGGCGAATCGCCTCGGAAGCGCGCCGGGTGTTAGCTCTTTCAAAATAA
- the rpsR gene encoding 30S ribosomal protein S18 → MQPKTPKRRSNFRRANRTMPRRRTDLAEEAIDYKNPELLKRFVTESGKIIPRRVTGMSARLHRKITREIKRARAVLLMK, encoded by the coding sequence ATGCAGCCGAAAACGCCCAAACGCCGCTCCAATTTCCGCCGCGCGAATCGCACGATGCCGCGCCGTCGCACGGATCTTGCCGAGGAGGCGATCGATTACAAGAACCCTGAGCTCCTGAAGCGCTTCGTTACCGAAAGCGGCAAGATCATTCCTCGCCGTGTCACCGGTATGTCCGCCCGTCTTCACCGCAAGATCACCCGTGAGATCAAGCGTGCTCGTGCGGTTCTGCTGATGAAGTAG
- a CDS encoding glycosyltransferase family 9 protein, producing the protein MSLCEPALAQANFIFDWNLGEGWAIQEVHMRGCYVVFHKQLGDLLLLQPAIARLLAHHGGPVRLLTRSGHEALVNLMPDVEMHSGPALSPRRHLYCYDPVNKSATRSIFTPALHKTCILPSVEELGWFHRLLFRPLIVPGLHDEYIAEYFWKNTPVPTSSPFPMPRLNRPPAEWRVDGVQPGGFVLINPTSGWRRKSWVTTRWAETVRHIKARLQLPILMTSSSTDWQMAQCAEIEKLTGDPVCSLSSGTTLRNFLWLCANAALVVTVDGAAAHFASAFGTPSLALFGPTNIGNWHRATPINAAIQAPMGEDGTRRMRDLQLEPVLASMDQLLGHG; encoded by the coding sequence ATGAGTCTCTGCGAACCGGCTCTCGCTCAAGCCAATTTCATTTTCGATTGGAATCTTGGCGAAGGTTGGGCGATTCAAGAGGTTCATATGAGGGGCTGTTATGTCGTATTTCACAAGCAACTTGGCGACCTACTCCTCCTGCAGCCTGCGATTGCGCGGCTTTTAGCCCACCATGGCGGCCCCGTTCGCCTGTTGACCCGCAGTGGCCACGAGGCGTTGGTCAATCTCATGCCGGATGTGGAGATGCACTCCGGACCGGCGCTCTCGCCCCGGCGTCACCTGTACTGCTACGATCCGGTGAATAAATCAGCCACGCGCTCCATTTTCACCCCAGCCCTGCACAAGACCTGCATCCTGCCTTCAGTTGAAGAACTCGGATGGTTTCACCGGCTTTTGTTCCGGCCCCTCATCGTTCCGGGACTGCACGACGAATACATCGCGGAATACTTCTGGAAAAACACGCCTGTACCGACGAGCTCGCCCTTTCCCATGCCACGTCTTAACCGCCCGCCGGCCGAGTGGAGAGTTGACGGGGTCCAGCCCGGCGGCTTCGTCCTCATCAATCCGACCTCGGGCTGGAGGCGCAAAAGCTGGGTGACAACTCGCTGGGCAGAGACGGTGAGGCATATCAAGGCGCGCTTGCAGCTCCCGATCCTGATGACCAGTTCCTCAACCGACTGGCAGATGGCGCAATGTGCCGAGATCGAAAAGCTCACAGGGGACCCCGTTTGCAGCCTGTCGAGCGGCACGACCCTCCGCAATTTCCTCTGGCTCTGCGCCAACGCCGCACTGGTCGTGACCGTCGACGGTGCTGCCGCCCATTTTGCATCGGCCTTTGGCACGCCGAGTCTCGCTCTCTTTGGCCCGACGAATATCGGCAACTGGCATCGGGCCACACCGATCAATGCCGCCATACAGGCTCCCATGGGAGAAGATGGTACGCGCCGGATGCGAGATCTCCAACTGGAGCCGGTGTTAGCGAGCATGGATCAACTGCTCGGCCACGGATAA
- a CDS encoding LysR family transcriptional regulator, with translation MMLFFTMLELRHLKTVVALAETGNLSKAAKRVNLSQPAVSHQIRGIEEHYDIELFERKSDPLKLTAAGQLLVELAYEVTKRIQNGERDLARIAQGQAGELRIAVECHSCFDWLMPSMDAFREHWPQVELDLVSGFHADPVGLLEEDRADLVIVSHAQKRTGVSFHPLFSYDVLALVSRHHPLARKPYLTASDFKHETLVTYPIPDDRLDLVREVLNPARVKPERRKTELTVAILQLVASGRGVGALPGWTVQPFLDRKYIIGKPVGKRGLQSRLYVATKTSASSLAYMQEFIRIMRDVSFATLKGIREIPSTAAKS, from the coding sequence ATGATGCTCTTTTTTACCATGCTCGAACTCCGCCACCTGAAAACCGTCGTCGCTCTCGCGGAAACTGGAAACCTCTCCAAAGCGGCGAAGCGGGTGAACCTGTCGCAGCCTGCCGTTTCCCACCAGATCAGGGGCATCGAGGAGCACTACGACATCGAGTTGTTCGAGCGGAAGAGCGACCCTCTCAAGCTCACAGCCGCGGGGCAGTTGCTGGTAGAGCTGGCCTACGAGGTGACCAAGCGCATCCAGAACGGCGAGCGCGACCTGGCCCGTATCGCGCAAGGTCAGGCCGGCGAACTGCGCATCGCGGTGGAGTGTCACTCCTGCTTCGACTGGCTGATGCCCTCGATGGATGCATTCCGCGAACACTGGCCGCAGGTGGAACTGGATCTCGTCTCCGGCTTCCACGCTGATCCGGTCGGACTGTTGGAGGAAGACCGAGCCGACCTGGTGATCGTTTCCCATGCCCAAAAGCGAACCGGCGTGAGTTTTCATCCGCTATTTTCCTATGATGTCCTAGCTCTGGTCTCCCGGCATCATCCCCTGGCCAGAAAACCCTATCTGACAGCCTCCGATTTCAAGCACGAGACGCTCGTGACCTATCCCATCCCGGATGATCGACTCGACCTCGTGCGTGAAGTTCTCAATCCGGCGAGGGTGAAGCCGGAACGCCGAAAAACAGAACTCACCGTGGCCATCCTGCAACTCGTGGCGAGCGGTCGCGGCGTGGGCGCGCTACCGGGCTGGACTGTACAGCCCTTCCTGGATCGCAAATACATCATTGGGAAACCGGTAGGGAAACGCGGGTTGCAAAGCAGGCTCTATGTGGCCACCAAGACCTCCGCCTCCTCACTCGCATATATGCAGGAGTTTATCCGCATCATGCGCGACGTAAGTTTCGCCACATTGAAAGGGATCAGGGAAATCCCATCTACGGCGGCGAAGAGCTAG